The genomic window CAGTTTCTCTTCTTCTTGCACGGATTGCTCCAGCCTTGCACATTTCCTCTCCTGTCTTTCTTGCAACACCTGAAATTGAATACCTtggtatataaatatgaaagtttggATGTGGGTCAATCTATGCAAGTAATATTGGTTGTAGTTTCACacagaaactactgaacccaaatttcaatgaaaaaaGATGTACATGTGTTTCTCTGTGACAAATAAACAACTGAACAGTTTCACTTAATTTAATCGTGTTATACCCACTTTGACTGAACTCTCGCATCCAGATAAAAGTACTCACtattaataaatttataaaattaataaaagaggCTGGGTTTTTGTCCTTAATAAATTCAGTATACTTAGATGTGTTATCTCATGAAAGCGCTACTTGCATGTGTACAAGTACATGCACTTGTCTTTGTATATATTAGTTTAAAAGCgctcattatagttcggccattcagagaatgcgttcctgacacgtcgcgattgaactgacgacgtaataacattcattgattattgatataataatgttgttttaatgctcctcaattgttaaaacggtaaacaaccagcaaaaatatttttatcgtaactgcaacgccattgcaaagttacgtcgtcagttcaatcgcgacgtgtcaggaacgcattctctgaatggccgaactatagtggttGAGTCACCGAGTTATGCAGCCTTACCTTCAAATCTTGTATAGCTTGCGTAAAAATATCATGTATCATTTCAGGATCAAATTGGTCATCCTTCAACCGGGATTCCTGCATACTCCTTCTCACCATCCTCTCTACAAACTCATCTGGATCAAATGGATCCTGAAAACATTTAtgagttatttattaacattatttggAGCTCCTTCAGTCTCTTTAGAAAATACTTGGAAGTTCAAAGTTTAATTTGTTCAGAGTAAGAAAGTGATTTCATTCAATATCTACGGCACTTTCAACCACTTTCTGGAATCAGCTTCGGCTCAGTGGGTCATCTTAAGAGCGCATTTTCAGGTATATCCGGCAGGCATAGGCAATATCCAAGTTaatttgttaaaacaaaatactcacTTGTTCTAACTCTTTTATGTATTGGTTCATCATCTTGACAGATTAATTAGATTCTAATACTGTTTACACTAACATAAATGCAGTATCTATATATTAATAGATAAATCTTGTACGATGTAATTATCGACAAAAACGCCTACTTTTCGCGATTagaaattgcaaaaatatttttcccctAATGTCATTTTTGACGGCTATACAATTGTCATAACAAAGCACAGATACAATATTTCATAGACTACACAGAAAATGTATTGCAtacctaaaattataaaataggCAGAGTAGGCATCTATATATCCCATGATTATGTTACGAGGATGagggattttctttttcataattttcctaGCTGATGCCTAGGTGGCACTGACCTTGGTGCGTGACTGCAAGGAACGGAGCGTTATATCTTATTAACGTAATATAATTTTCAGATAAAGGGTCAGGGTAAAAGAATCAGAGAAGAAATGAAGTCAGACAGAATATTATCCGAATGTCTCGAAAGATTATGAAAACAATTTGTCCAGAAATCTGAAAATCTTGGGTCTCTGCTCGAAGGCCTCggtacaatgtttttttttcaatttggcaAACAGTAAGCCTTTttcaaaagtaggtaggtacaacgccatctatcacTGActtgggtattttttttttcaaaaagaaaacctcTCATTACCGAAAGGCCTCATAGCAATTAGATATATTTATATCAGTTGTTTtggaggtaagataggcagtcataaaacactggtactcagtagcatccagtgagactggaagAAGACCTACATATcgttggaaaaggctcgggagatgatgatgtattGTTTTGAAGTGACAATGTTCATGGTACTGTGATAAGGCTTAACTATTtagattattatttactgaaacACGTTAGACGTTCTATTCCATGATTTATTCAAGTGAAATAGCATCGGTCGTCGCCACCTAAAAACAAGGGTTAAGGGCCCTCCCCTAACCGGAGGGATTTGCACATACTGACCACGCTGGGCACGCATGTTGTTGCCGTATAGCATTCAAGAAGATAAAATAGAAGAATCCTTAATTAAAGAAGTATCGCTTCTGATTGACTAACTCCTTAATAAATTCGGAATTGATTTAGGACTTCTGAATTTGGTCAAGTGAAATACGGCCTAAACCTACCTGTCCTTAGTGTAACGTGTATTGGTGGTGGATGTTCAACTACATAACTCTTTGACTATGGGGTTTCGGCATACtcttattcgtttttttttataatcctgCATAGGACCGCCTATCCAGAacaaaattcttttattttcatatgaGAGATCTACAAactttttctgaaataaaattcGTTTTTCTACATAAAATCTTTTTGTGAATAATTTGATACAGGCTTTctgaaaaaatatcattttaattttagaaacaaaagaaaaaaaagtcatCCATGTAGCAAATACGTCTTTTTGGAAGATTTCTTACTAGTGAAAGCGTTTTTTATATCCAAATTCTTTGTgatgtcgtaatattttaacaaaattttgtGCGTGCTATTGAcggttaattattattatatcgttTTACTCTCTTTCATGAGAGTTGTGTGGAAAGCTATTATCAATCGAAAAGCTAACATTTTGACAGGAGGACCACTGAAACCTTGGACATACGTGAGTAGTGAGATGTCCAATGTATCCTAAACGGGTTAGGATAAAGTCGATAGAGCTCAATGGCTGAGCGCCTCAGCCCTCGAAGCTCCGAGGTGAATGCCTTGGAACAACGAGGCTATCTCATCGGCAAGAAAATCGGACAAGGATCCTATGCCACCGTCCACCTGGCTGAGTACTGCGATGCATCCAGCCCGAAGCGGATGCACCTCGCGTGCAAGATATTCGATAAAGAAAAGGCACCTCGGgattttttagaaaagttttttcCTCGTGAACTTGATATTCTAACTAAGATAGAAAATCCCCATATCATTCAAGTGCATAGTATTTTGCAGCGTGGACCAAGAGTGTTTATCTTTATGCGTTATGCTGACAACGGAGATCTGTTGGATTTCATTAAACGGAATGGAGTTGTGCCGGAAAATCAGGCAAAACTGTGGTTTAGACAAATGGCTAGCGGCCTGCAATACCTACATAGTAAGAATATAGCACACCGCGACTTGAAATGCGAGAACATATTGCTGTCAAGACGTTTCAACGTAAAATTGGCGGATTTTGGATTTGCTAGATTCTGCACGGACGGTGAAAATCGACGTGTACTCAGTCAAACGTATTGTGGCTCCGCTGCGTATGCCGCCCCTGAGGTGGTAAGTGGCACGGCCTACAATCCCAAACTAGCTGATGTGTGGTCTCTCGGAATTATCCTTTTCATAATGCTGAACGCTTCCATGCCGTTCGATGATTCGAACCTGCGCAAACTACTCAAGGACCAAATGTCCCGCAACTGGGTTTTTAGATCCAGGATCCGTGATACAGTTTCGGCGGCAGCGAAGTCTATCGTGCGACACATTCTGGAGCCCGATATCACGCTTCGCCTCACGCTCGACCGGGTGCTGTCGCACGAGTGGACCCGGCCGCGCAAGGATAAGAGCGCTAGTCTGATGGGGCGGTTGGTGCAGTCGGCCCCCTCGGCGCCGCACTCGCCCGGGAAGCGCGAGCACGACGAGGCCGGCACGTCGGCCGGCGCGCGGGTCTCCGGCGATCACCGGGAGACCGAGCGCGAACGACACGACGACATCAACATGCGCTCACATGACTAACGCTacctattataattatatactatGTATCGATAATGTTTACGCAAAAAGTGTTATAATCTTGAATAAttttttgaccttcaaaaattgaaaattcactatattattttgatttttttttacaattgacGACTTAACTATTGTTGGTCGGCAATagtgaaaataaagttttttatataaaattaccaATAACCTGTCTTTTCATGTTCCTACGGTCTACTTTATACAATATCTGCATCAAGTCCTGTAAATTTACTTCGATTCGATTGCATCATTTTCTTAGTGTCCCTTTGATTTTCTCCACGAGGTCCAAATACGGCTTCGAAGAATCTTAGTGGAATATCCAACAACTCCATATGGTATATTAAGAAATGGGAATCTTATATAGAATGCCATCGTGTGTGCGTCTGGATTGTAGACAACATCCACGGTTGACATAGGGCTAACGTACTCCGCCCGCAGATACGTGAATCTTTTTTCCAAATCTGGTCTTACGGGCTGAAAAAACAAGAAATGAAATATCTACTTGAAGTTCTGACAAACCGAGGATATTTTGCACAATTTTTCAAAACTATATAATACTTACTGTCACATTAAGCGTATACATTGGAGTGAACAGGGGTATATAACCGTTGCTTGCAAAGGAAACCTCCTCGCCTTCAACGTGTACACCTTTagcaaaaattgaaaattatattatggtAAAATagagaagtaggtacctatctgtaTTCTTTCTTTTGCTCTTATTGTTGCCCATGTTGCTAGCATTAAGGTCATACAACTTTGAACATGTCGATTGCAGATTTGCTTGAAATTGTAGGAACTGTTTTCAAGACAGCAGCCAGCATCCTGGAGGTACCTACATAGCGGAACTATCAAACTGTGGGTAACCTGGTTCTATAGCTCAAAGCGGTTTTGTCCAGTTTCTTTTGCCACAGTATACCGACGAAGCTAGTGCAAGATACACCTCATTAAATCTATGTAGGTAGTTATACATACCCACCGTATTCATAAAATGATATGAGTAAAGTAGTATTTTGGGCACAACACAcggttataatatttatgataaaaaatcctCCAAACAACGTCAAGTACATTGTCTCTGCGTGAACTGACGAAATACTGAAATGAAgttaattatacaattttacgGCAGTCGTTGATTTAGACAGACCACA from Helicoverpa zea isolate HzStark_Cry1AcR chromosome 20, ilHelZeax1.1, whole genome shotgun sequence includes these protein-coding regions:
- the LOC124640504 gene encoding uncharacterized protein LOC124640504; this encodes MYLTLFGGFFIINIITVCCAQNTTLLISFYEYGVHVEGEEVSFASNGYIPLFTPMYTLNVTPVRPDLEKRFTYLRAEYVSPMSTVDVVYNPDAHTMAFYIRFPFLNIPYGVVGYSTKILRSRIWTSWRKSKGH
- the LOC124640220 gene encoding testis-specific serine/threonine-protein kinase 2: MAERLSPRSSEVNALEQRGYLIGKKIGQGSYATVHLAEYCDASSPKRMHLACKIFDKEKAPRDFLEKFFPRELDILTKIENPHIIQVHSILQRGPRVFIFMRYADNGDLLDFIKRNGVVPENQAKLWFRQMASGLQYLHSKNIAHRDLKCENILLSRRFNVKLADFGFARFCTDGENRRVLSQTYCGSAAYAAPEVVSGTAYNPKLADVWSLGIILFIMLNASMPFDDSNLRKLLKDQMSRNWVFRSRIRDTVSAAAKSIVRHILEPDITLRLTLDRVLSHEWTRPRKDKSASLMGRLVQSAPSAPHSPGKREHDEAGTSAGARVSGDHRETERERHDDINMRSHD